The Montipora foliosa isolate CH-2021 chromosome 1, ASM3666993v2, whole genome shotgun sequence genome has a window encoding:
- the LOC137993438 gene encoding ABC-type oligopeptide transporter ABCB9-like, which yields MPPCSCGSSCADNLKTALLVNILGAFTDAFLSGILLIHGEDVSRFDKQLKLQDFKFCSSVFDLWVLSMFRVSILFGACLGILCAKRKTVAMSRIRVLKKTLLYFSIFVIIFVVIKFLLGTECKMDIKTKMWLWCFLGWSLIGTIMTNGLWYILSKIRGFDTSTQQENGSVQERETLLNVGQFNSSGDWSSDGQEGTENNEETTISSWKLLSYCKPDISYISLASLCLFLAASGEIFIPYYTGQVIDGIAIEKDREKFIRAIVIMTLISLGTAIATGLRGGLFHLIASRFNMRVNNSLFSSIVRQEIGFFDNTKTGEIVSRLTSDTTKMSDQVGLNINVLLRNCVQSIGTCIFMFKLSWKLSIVTLIGLPLVAFISDTFGDYYKKLSTQVQEATAKANEVAAEVVSSMKTVRSFANEDEEIRRFKSRQNDILKLQVKESFLYGGYRWCTEILALFLDVVVLLYGGHLVLKGELSGGYLVSFILYQIQLTFYIEEIGDIYTGLMEAVGASKKVFELIDRKPKIENKGVIAPGRISGEVRFENVSFAYPTRPDISVLNDVTFSAAPGEVVALVGPSGGGKSTCISLLEHFYEPSSGEVLVDSISVRNYDHKYFHSKIALVGQEPVLFARSIKENIAYGLASSNCEIDQHFVERVSCLANAHSFIDEMPERYDTETGEKGLQLSGGQKQRIAIARALARNPQVLLLDEATSALDAESEHLVQDAIYKNLTGHTVLIVAHRLSTIEKADKIVVIDQGKVTAQGKHKELVEENGLYAKLVRRQMLGLGKHSSTDNTRSLVRCYSQSDSESSHSGNSYSSSPKISNISKK from the coding sequence ATGCCGCCCTGTAGTTGTGGCAGTTCGTGCGCCGACAATTTGAAAACAGCTCTCCTTGTTAATATTTTGGGAGCCTTTACAGACGCTTTTCTATCTGGTATTTTGCTCATTCATGGCGAAGACGTCTCAAGATTTGACAAACAACTTAAATTACAAGATTTCAAATTCTGTTCGTCAGTTTTCGATCTTTGGGTCCTGTCGATGTTTCGTGTGTCCATTTTGTTTGGTGCCTGTTTGGGGATCTTGTGTGCCAAACGCAAGACTGTTGCAATGTCAAGAATTCGTGTCCTCAAGAAAACACTCTTGTACTTCAGTatttttgtcataatttttgTTGTGATCAAATTTCTTCTGGGCACTGAATGTAAGATGGACATAAAAACTAAAATGTGGCTTTGGTGTTTTCTGGGATGGTCCTTAATTGGAACCATCATGACAAATGGCCTTTGGTACATACTGTCGAAAATAAGAGGCTTTGATACATCCACACAACAAGAAAATGGCTCAGTacaagaacgagaaacactccTCAATGTTGGTCAATTTAACAGCTCAGGTGATTGGAGCTCTGATGGACAAGAAGGTACAGAAAATAATGAAGAAACAACCATTTCAAGTTGGAAACTGTTATCATATTGTAAACCAGACATCAGCTACATATCTTTGGCATCATTATGTCTTTTCTTGGCAGCAAGTGGAGAAATTTTTATTCCCTATTATACTGGACAAGTTATAGACGGTATTGCAATTGAAAAAGACAGAGAAAAGTTTATAAGAGCTATTGTTATAATGACATTGATATCACTGGGAACTGCTATTGCTACTGGTTTGCGTGGCGGCCTTTTTCATCTGATTGCATCGAGATTTAATATGAGAGTCAATAACTCTTTATTCTCTTCAATAGTTAGGCAAGAGATCGGATTCTTTGATAATACAAAGACTGGGGAGATAGTTTCTCGTCTGACCTCAGACACAACAAAAATGTCTGATCAAGTTGGATTGAATATAAACGTTTTGCTGCGTAACTGTGTTCAGTCCATTGGAACATGTATTTTCATGTTTAAACTGTCATGGAAATTGAGTATTGTTACTCTTATAGGACTTCCTCTGGTTGCATTCATATCGGATACTTTTGGAGACTACTACAAAAAGCTTTCAACACAAGTACAAGAGGCAACTGCCAAAGCAAATGAAGTTGCAGCAGAAGTTGTATCTTCTATGAAAACTGTGCGGAGCTTTGCTAATGAGGATGAAGAGATTCGCCGCTTTAAAAGCCGGCAGAATGACATACTCAAGCTGCAAGTCAAGGAGTCCTTTCTTTATGGAGGCTACAGATGGTGCACAGAAATCTTAGCTCTCTTCCTTGATGTTGTAGTCTTACTCTATGGTGGTCATTTGGTTCTCAAAGGCGAGCTTAGTGGAGGATACTTAGTTTCTTTCATCCTTTACCAAATACAGCTTACATTTTACATTGAAGAAATTGGAGACATTTATACAGGGCTTATGGAAGCTGTAGGTGCATCTAAGAAAGTGTTTGAGCTCATTGATCGCAAACCTAAGATTGAGAACAAAGGTGTTATTGCTCCTGGAAGGATTTCAGGTGAAGTGAGGTTTGAAAATGTTTCATTTGCTTACCCCACAAGACCTGATATCTCAGTTTTAAATGATGTGACTTTCAGTGCAGCCCCAGGCGAGGTGGTCGCCCTTGTTGGTCCAAGTGGCGGTGGAAAAAGCACTTGCATAAGTCTGTTAGAGCACTTTTATGAACCATCATCAGGTGAAGTTCTGGTAGATTCTATTTCAGTGAGAAATTACGACCACAAATATTTTCATAGTAAAATTGCTTTGGTTGGCCAAGAACCTGTTCTCTTTGCCAGATCTATCAAGGAAAACATTGCTTATGGGCTAGCTTCTAGCAACTGTGAGATTGATCAACATTTTGTGGAACGTGTTTCCTGTCTTGCTAATGCACATTCCTTTATTGATGAAATGCCGGAACGGTATGACACAGAAACTGGTGAGAAGGGATTGCAGCTGTCAGGCGGACAAAAGCAAAGAATTGCAATCGCAAGAGCATTAGCACGAAATCCACAAGTACTGCTTCTTGATGAAGCAACCAGTGCCCTTGACGCCGAGAGTGAACATCTAGTTCAAGATGCCATTTACAAGAATTTAACCGGTCATACAGTGTTAATAGTAGCTCATCGCTTGAGTACTATCGAAAAAGCCGATAAGATTGTAGTCATTGATCAAGGTAAAGTTACAGCACAAGGAAAACACAAAGAGCTTGTAGAAGAGAATGGTCTGTATGCCAAGCTTGTCAGACGTCAAATGTTGGGGCTTGGAAAACATTCATCAACTGACAACACTAGATCTTTGGTTAGATGTTATAGCCAATCTGATTCTGAAAGTAGTCACAGTGGAAACTCTTATTCCTCAAGTCCAAAGATTTCAAATATCTCAAAAAAGTGA